The genomic interval CTTCATCTCTCACCCGATGCCACGCTGCCAGGGCAAGGCGATGCACCTCGATCCAGGGAAGGTTATGTTGGCGGGCAATTTGGGCGCAGTCTTCGTACTCAGGCTGGACGTTCACTGGTTTGTCTGTTCCAGCCCCTGCTACTTTCACTCGAATGGTTCCGTACTCTGTTTGCACTGGCTGAAGCTGGCGCGGCAGAATCTGACGATGCTGGGTCGATCGCCGGATTCCCAACGTTGTCGTCTCCCGAAAAATCGTTGTTTCACAGGCTGGTACAGCCTCCAGATGGCAAAGAACCGTCAGTAAAATCCCTGGTCGTGACTTTTTCATTGCGATCGCCTGAGTAAACACGTCCAAAGCACCCACGGCAAACAATTCGTCATAGAGATAGCCAATCGCCTGGGGATTGAGGTCATCAATCTGGGTTTCGAGAACGACGATCGTCTCTTCAAGAGAATAGGGGGTGGGGAATGGAGTTTTGAGTTCTAAGTTTTGAGTTTTGAGTTCTAAGTTTTGAGTTGAATCCAAGTGCTGAGTGCTAAGAGAATTTTGAATTTTGAATTTTGAATTTTGAATTGAAGTTAAGTGCTGAGTGCTGACTGCTGAGTGCTGAGTATTATCTTCTAGCTTCTGTCTCCTGGTTCCTGACTCCTGACTCCGACCTTCTGCCCTCTGCCCTTTGCCCTCTGCCTTCCTCTCCCCAATCCACAGACGGAGAATGTTTGGAATGGGCAGATCGATCGCCCCTGCTCCCAACCCAACCCGCAGTAACGTCATCGTTGGTGGGGGACCAAACTGCACGGCTAACGTGGTTGCGATCGCCGCTCCAGTAGGAGTCACCAGTTCACGTTCAATGCCATTGTGATAAATGGGCAGTTGGACTAGCTCAAACAACTTCAACACCGCAGGGGCGGGAACGGGTAACCGACCATGTGCTGCCCAAACCGTACCGCCCCCCGTTGGCAGGGGAGAACAGTAAATCCTTTCAACCCCCAACCAATCTAAACCCAGGCAGATTCCCACAATATCCACGATCGCATCCACTGCCCCCACTTCATGGAAATGAACCTTTTCGGGAGGAATGCCATGTACTGCCGCCTCTGCCTCCGCCAGCCTGCGAAACACTGCCAGGCTCCAGGCTTCTGTCCGTTTGGGAAATCCTGCCTCCAGAATTAATTGCTCAATCTCCGGCAAATGGCGGGATGAACCGTGATTAGGCAAATCAGAATTTGTATGGGGGGCATGCTGATGGGTGCCAGAGGAATGGGGATGGGGGTGGTGAGGATCAGAATGGGGATGAAAGTGTCCTTCCTGCGGATGAGCCAGACTGTCTGCTTCTGTTGCAAAATAAGCAGGGGGATCGCTCAAATGGTACGCTGTT from Kovacikia minuta CCNUW1 carries:
- the larC gene encoding nickel pincer cofactor biosynthesis protein LarC, producing the protein MTKIAYLECPTGIAGDMCLGAIVDAGVPLNYLVEALARLGVSGEYQLWAEDVHRNGQRATKVHVDLFSPTRSRSQEGISAPIAPTAYHLSDPPAYFATEADSLAHPQEGHFHPHSDPHHPHPHSSGTHQHAPHTNSDLPNHGSSRHLPEIEQLILEAGFPKRTEAWSLAVFRRLAEAEAAVHGIPPEKVHFHEVGAVDAIVDIVGICLGLDWLGVERIYCSPLPTGGGTVWAAHGRLPVPAPAVLKLFELVQLPIYHNGIERELVTPTGAAIATTLAVQFGPPPTMTLLRVGLGAGAIDLPIPNILRLWIGERKAEGKGQRAEGRSQESGTRRQKLEDNTQHSAVSTQHLTSIQNSKFKIQNSLSTQHLDSTQNLELKTQNLELKTPFPTPYSLEETIVVLETQIDDLNPQAIGYLYDELFAVGALDVFTQAIAMKKSRPGILLTVLCHLEAVPACETTIFRETTTLGIRRSTQHRQILPRQLQPVQTEYGTIRVKVAGAGTDKPVNVQPEYEDCAQIARQHNLPWIEVHRLALAAWHRVRDEG